One part of the bacterium genome encodes these proteins:
- a CDS encoding CBS domain-containing protein, with translation MTNENLPNAEQSGYSFFLSDIIGRKVIFNGKKIGKLEDIAIFETETIPEATHFIIGRSFGYQSLMVPWKKIAEITNDEIIIDIEDLERYEKEPMESQVLLKDHIMDKKVLDMDDNELEVVYDVKLVMRNNKLYVTEVDSSKYGFLKRLGLKWLVTFIYSLADKIKTDTIPWTYVQPLPENISSFQGNVKLKVLKEKLLDIHPADLADILEELEPDQRLALFSELDTEHASDTLEEIEPRVQRDLISSLDKEKTVELINDMTPGQAADILAVLPTNEADDILNLIALHDKETAQKIELILDKQDEKILHFATSHFFKFSPTATANEAIEIFHNEAKNKDVIMYLYIVDEEEKLVGVCDIKELLQAESEDKLEDIMTTHVISLNTENTLIEASRMFSRYLFRAIPIIDENEVILGVIPYRDIINLDHRFI, from the coding sequence ATGACTAACGAAAATTTACCAAACGCAGAACAATCGGGATATTCTTTTTTTCTGAGCGATATTATAGGAAGAAAAGTGATTTTTAACGGGAAAAAAATCGGGAAACTCGAGGATATTGCAATATTTGAAACGGAAACAATACCGGAAGCCACTCATTTTATTATAGGGCGTTCTTTTGGCTATCAATCTTTAATGGTTCCATGGAAAAAAATTGCAGAAATCACAAACGATGAAATTATTATTGATATCGAAGATCTTGAAAGATATGAAAAAGAACCGATGGAATCACAGGTTCTGTTAAAAGATCATATTATGGATAAAAAAGTTCTCGATATGGATGATAATGAGTTGGAAGTTGTTTATGACGTTAAACTTGTTATGAGAAACAACAAATTATACGTAACAGAAGTTGATTCCAGCAAATACGGTTTTCTGAAAAGACTGGGTTTAAAATGGCTGGTTACTTTTATTTACTCACTCGCAGATAAAATTAAAACTGATACAATCCCCTGGACTTATGTTCAGCCGCTGCCGGAAAACATAAGCAGTTTTCAGGGAAATGTTAAACTAAAAGTTTTAAAAGAAAAACTGCTTGATATCCACCCTGCTGATTTGGCTGATATACTCGAAGAACTCGAGCCTGATCAAAGGCTTGCACTTTTTAGCGAGCTGGATACAGAACATGCTTCAGATACATTAGAAGAAATAGAACCAAGAGTGCAAAGAGATTTGATTTCATCTCTGGACAAAGAAAAAACCGTTGAACTTATTAATGATATGACCCCCGGGCAGGCAGCGGACATTCTGGCTGTTTTGCCTACCAATGAAGCAGATGATATCTTAAACTTAATTGCTTTGCATGACAAAGAAACAGCACAAAAAATTGAGCTTATTTTAGACAAACAAGACGAAAAAATCTTGCACTTTGCCACTTCCCACTTTTTTAAATTTTCTCCAACTGCTACAGCCAACGAAGCTATAGAAATTTTTCACAATGAAGCTAAAAACAAAGACGTAATAATGTATCTTTATATAGTGGATGAAGAAGAAAAACTGGTGGGAGTCTGTGATATTAAAGAATTACTTCAGGCAGAATCGGAAGATAAGCTTGAAGATATAATGACAACTCATGTCATAAGCTTAAATACAGAGAATACCTTGATTGAAGCCTCAAGAATGTTTTCAAGGTATCTATTTAGAGCTATTCCTATAATAGATGAAAACGAAGTTATACTTGGTGTGATTCCGTATCGAGATATAATAAACTTAGACCATCGTTTTATTTAA
- a CDS encoding transposase, translated as MYDKILSIYAKGMSKEAINSNIEDLYKFSVSKEQVSRVTDKILPIAKEWQNRPLDSFYTVIFLDGMSFDIRENRSYHKKTVYVIIGIRIDERKELFGLWIGENETSKYRKPISNDLKAGGVHDILIACVDGLNGFEQAMNSVSPLTKTLCGIVHIIRNCTRYMNYKAIKAFCSDMKPIYKAVNEESALL; from the coding sequence ATTTATGACAAAATTCTTTCAATCTATGCCAAAGGAATGTCCAAAGAGGCAATTAATTCAAATATTGAGGACCTCTACAAATTCTCTGTTTCAAAAGAACAAGTTTCAAGGGTAACTGACAAAATCCTTCCCATCGCAAAAGAATGGCAAAATAGACCTCTTGATAGCTTTTACACTGTCATTTTTCTTGACGGAATGAGCTTTGATATTAGAGAAAACAGAAGTTATCACAAAAAGACGGTTTACGTCATTATCGGAATTAGAATTGACGAAAGAAAAGAGCTCTTTGGCTTGTGGATAGGTGAAAATGAAACATCCAAATATCGTAAACCAATATCAAATGATTTAAAGGCCGGAGGCGTTCACGATATTCTAATAGCTTGTGTTGACGGGCTTAACGGATTTGAACAGGCAATGAATTCTGTTTCTCCTTTGACTAAAACCCTGTGTGGTATTGTTCATATTATTCGAAATTGCACACGTTATATGAATTACAAAGCCATAAAAGCCTTTTGCTCTGATATGAAGCCAATTTACAAGGCAGTTAATGAAGAATCCGCACTTCTTTAA
- the flgL gene encoding flagellar hook-associated protein FlgL, whose product MQYTRVTNSYTSDSVIRNLLSNRSKLVDTQTQISSGKRITKISDDVLAGISVVSTNSSLGKINNYIKNIDNAQSELNVTDATLTTLIDSVQQARELTVQASSSTAGSDELQAINAQIKQIIEQVKDLGNTKYGTTYIFGGLQTNTAPFTVPATGEMKYTGSVSGTADRKAEASDGVAIPINVTGDKIFGEYYTSGGTITGSGLLKTLVTLSTELGAANPDQGVIRAKLDEFDSSLQTITNTQAQLGGTSNRLDTIKTALQDDQINLTKIKSGAEDIDMAKTISDLQFQQTALDVSLQVSAKIIQPSLLTYM is encoded by the coding sequence ATGCAGTATACAAGAGTTACAAACAGCTATACCAGTGATAGTGTTATTAGAAACCTTTTATCAAACAGGTCAAAATTGGTTGACACGCAAACACAAATTTCTTCGGGAAAAAGAATAACAAAAATCTCTGATGATGTGCTTGCCGGTATTTCAGTTGTTTCAACAAACAGTTCCCTGGGTAAAATAAATAATTACATAAAAAATATAGATAATGCACAGTCTGAACTTAATGTAACAGACGCAACTTTAACAACTTTAATAGATTCAGTTCAGCAGGCAAGAGAATTAACGGTACAGGCATCAAGTTCAACAGCGGGTTCCGATGAACTACAAGCTATAAACGCACAAATAAAACAAATAATTGAACAGGTTAAAGATCTTGGAAACACAAAATACGGAACAACTTATATCTTTGGAGGGCTTCAAACGAATACTGCTCCCTTTACTGTTCCTGCCACGGGAGAAATGAAATATACCGGTTCTGTTAGCGGCACAGCTGATAGAAAGGCTGAAGCAAGTGATGGTGTTGCAATACCTATTAATGTAACCGGTGATAAGATTTTTGGGGAATATTATACTTCCGGTGGAACCATAACAGGGAGTGGTCTTTTAAAAACCCTTGTAACTTTAAGCACTGAACTTGGAGCAGCAAATCCTGATCAGGGTGTAATAAGAGCAAAACTAGATGAGTTTGACAGTAGTTTACAAACAATTACTAATACACAGGCTCAATTAGGAGGGACTTCTAACAGGCTGGATACAATAAAAACAGCTCTTCAGGATGACCAGATAAATCTTACAAAAATTAAATCAGGAGCTGAAGATATTGACATGGCAAAGACTATATCTGATTTGCAGTTTCAGCAAACAGCGCTTGATGTCTCGCTTCAAGTAAGCGCAAAGATAATTCAGCCGTCATTACTGACATATATGTAA
- the flgK gene encoding flagellar hook-associated protein FlgK, which yields MPSSLYGIYNTQRALTLNQAAIDIINSNVSNMNTAGYSKQRLEISQASNISPYENPIDASQSGSGAVIDSISRNRDLFLDNSFRKETTDANYYKEYSDNAVQLENTVNQLGDTGLNTALNDFYNSLSQLASSPNDYVVRNSVIQNAQTLTTQFNNTYTNMQDMRTGLVGDTAIPNTLTQSKLSIDINDLNGKLSAVANLNDKINISTAQGITPNALLDQRDQLLDKISEYIPVNITNEKNNTVTLSLGNVELVNGKEQKGIFSITAGDVNNPSVVQIKNSGGSTFSSNAYSLMTSGKIGAILQMGGSDSTKLTIKDKMDALNTLATQFASAMNAVQTGGKYINSSVTPQTLSVNTPSAFFLDSANTTLNITAGNIKVNDTLVNDPYQIAAAIGTSISSSTGDGSNALNMAQVRDKQDLAGLGGTTTQGYLTNMVGKLGTQSKNLQDNNDIKDNTLQQITTKRDSLTGVNLDEELTDLVRFQRSYEASAKIMTTISQTLTTIINMVG from the coding sequence ATGCCATCATCATTATACGGGATATACAATACACAAAGAGCTTTAACATTAAATCAGGCTGCCATTGATATTATTAACAGTAACGTTTCAAATATGAATACTGCCGGATACAGCAAACAAAGGCTCGAAATATCACAAGCAAGTAACATATCTCCTTATGAAAACCCTATAGATGCTTCTCAAAGCGGATCAGGTGCTGTTATTGACAGTATTTCAAGAAACAGAGATCTTTTTCTCGATAATTCGTTCAGAAAAGAAACAACAGACGCAAACTATTATAAAGAATATAGCGACAATGCCGTACAGCTGGAAAATACAGTCAATCAACTGGGAGATACAGGATTAAATACAGCATTAAATGATTTTTATAACAGTTTAAGTCAGTTAGCATCCAGTCCAAATGATTATGTAGTTAGAAACAGCGTTATTCAAAATGCACAAACCTTAACCACTCAATTTAATAATACTTATACAAATATGCAGGATATGAGAACAGGTCTTGTTGGGGATACAGCCATCCCTAATACGCTTACTCAAAGCAAATTAAGTATAGATATAAATGACTTAAACGGTAAATTAAGCGCAGTAGCAAATTTAAACGATAAAATTAATATTTCAACAGCACAGGGAATCACGCCTAACGCCCTTTTAGACCAAAGAGATCAATTATTAGATAAAATTTCGGAATATATTCCCGTAAATATAACGAACGAAAAAAATAACACCGTAACATTATCACTAGGAAATGTTGAACTTGTAAACGGAAAAGAACAAAAAGGAATTTTTAGTATTACAGCAGGTGATGTTAATAATCCGTCAGTTGTTCAGATTAAAAATAGTGGAGGAAGCACTTTTTCAAGCAATGCCTATTCTTTGATGACATCAGGAAAAATAGGTGCGATTCTCCAAATGGGAGGAAGTGATTCCACTAAACTAACAATAAAAGACAAGATGGATGCACTCAATACACTTGCAACCCAATTTGCAAGTGCTATGAATGCTGTTCAAACAGGCGGAAAATATATTAATAGTTCCGTTACTCCGCAAACATTATCTGTCAATACTCCGAGTGCTTTTTTTCTTGATTCTGCAAATACAACTTTAAATATAACGGCAGGGAATATAAAAGTTAATGATACACTTGTAAATGACCCATACCAGATAGCTGCTGCTATTGGAACAAGTATTTCAAGCAGCACAGGAGACGGAAGTAATGCGCTTAACATGGCTCAAGTCAGAGACAAACAGGACTTAGCCGGGTTAGGCGGAACCACAACACAGGGATATCTTACTAATATGGTAGGAAAACTGGGTACACAATCAAAAAATCTTCAGGATAACAATGATATAAAAGATAATACTTTGCAGCAGATTACAACCAAAAGGGACTCTTTGACAGGAGTTAACCTTGATGAAGAATTAACTGATCTGGTAAGATTTCAACGCTCTTACGAGGCTTCGGCAAAGATTATGACAACTATTAGTCAAACTTTAACAACAATAATAAACATGGTAGGTTAA
- a CDS encoding flagellar protein FlgN, translated as MDTNSIYELEKILNQEIEAYSKLEEYISGKKQHLINGDIEKIRIVDLELEKYNYIVEKLEEKRKLVYPDNSTLKEIIERIENKEQANKISNLRDKIKNLLSNIQKQNTINIELLKHSLKIVENSIVIIANALVPEGSAYNKKGATKTSKRLFDLSSVEHEA; from the coding sequence ATGGATACCAATTCAATTTATGAACTTGAAAAAATTTTAAATCAGGAAATAGAAGCTTATTCAAAGCTCGAAGAATATATTAGCGGAAAAAAACAGCATCTTATCAACGGTGATATAGAAAAAATCAGAATTGTTGATTTAGAACTTGAAAAATACAACTATATTGTAGAAAAACTGGAAGAAAAAAGAAAACTTGTTTATCCCGACAATTCTACACTTAAAGAAATTATTGAAAGAATAGAAAACAAAGAACAGGCGAATAAAATTTCTAATCTTAGAGATAAAATAAAAAATCTTTTATCCAACATTCAAAAACAAAACACAATAAATATAGAACTTTTAAAACATTCTTTAAAAATAGTAGAAAATTCTATTGTTATAATTGCAAATGCACTTGTCCCTGAAGGATCTGCCTATAACAAAAAAGGAGCAACAAAGACAAGTAAAAGACTTTTTGATTTAAGTTCTGTAGAACATGAAGCCTGA
- a CDS encoding rod-binding protein, with protein sequence MINPVDMTTTMFGIQGKKLEEISGANKNNKTDEQLKKSAQDFESVFITQFLETLNSTVEKSEEFSGGRGEEMFRSMMNEEVAKNISSNPRTSFGFAQQIYEQMKNRV encoded by the coding sequence ATGATAAACCCTGTAGATATGACAACAACAATGTTTGGAATACAAGGAAAAAAACTGGAAGAAATTTCCGGTGCCAATAAAAACAACAAAACAGATGAACAGTTAAAAAAATCAGCACAGGATTTTGAGTCAGTATTTATAACTCAATTTCTTGAAACTTTAAATTCAACGGTGGAAAAAAGTGAAGAATTTTCAGGTGGAAGAGGCGAAGAAATGTTTAGATCGATGATGAATGAAGAAGTTGCAAAAAATATTTCTTCAAATCCTCGAACATCATTCGGTTTTGCACAGCAAATTTACGAACAAATGAAAAACAGAGTATAA